From the Kribbella sp. CA-293567 genome, the window AGGTGAGCTCGGGCGTTGTCCAGTGCCGTCATCAAGCGGTCTTCCGGGTCAGGGTCTGATGGGGTGGGGTGCCGGCGACGGGGACGGCGTCGCGGCGGAGTTCGGTGACGAGGCGTTCGCGGCGGCGTACCAGCCGCTGAAGTTCGGTGCTGCTGTACTCGACGATCTCGCACGGATTGCCGGTCCAGCGGGTGGCATGCTCGGCGAGAGTCTCGAGCTGCGTCAGCCAGCGCGGATCGGAGTCGGAGACCTCGTCCGGGCGCACCACCAAGATGTCGATGTCGCTGTCGGGCCCACCCTGGCCGCGAGAGGTCGAGCCGAAGAGCCAGACCGCCGCGGCGGGCACCTCCCAGGTCTCTGCCTCTGCCTGGAGCCGACTGATGAAGAGTTCACGGAGGCTCGCCAGCTCGCTGATCGCAGCCGCGGCAAGGTGTTCCCGGTTCATCGTGTAGAGCTTCGCGCGCCCGGCCGGCTCAACGAACACCAAACCGCTGCGCACCAGGCCGTCGAGAACCTTCTGTACGCCGCTGTAGCTCGCCGGCGGATGGAGCAGGCCTGCCAAAGCGCGACCGGTCAGCGCCCGCTCGGTCTTCACCAGCACGCCGAGCACCCGCCCGTGAAGCCCGGGAAACGCCGCTGACAGCGGATCCGAGAACTGCATACGAACACCTCCTCATGACCACTATATCGGTCATGTGCCCACTTGAGTGGTCACATGACCACTGAAGTGGGCGATCGCCGATGCCGTCTTGTCGGAACGGTGGTGGCGAGTGACGATGCTGGGATGAGTCTGCCTTCGTATGCGTCCGGGGTGTCCGAGGTTTCGTTGCTGGGGGAGACGATCGGGGAGAACCTCAGGCGGACGGTCGCGGAGTACGGCGGCCGGGAGGCGCTGGTCGAGGTGGTCAGCGGGCGGCGGTGGACCTATGCGGAGTTCGGGGCGGCGGTCGACGAGTTCGGGCGGGGGTTGATGGCGCGGGGGATCGGCAAGGGGGACCGGGTCGGGATCTGGGCGCCGAACTGTGCGGAGTGGACGATCACCCAGTACGCGTCGGCCGCGATCGGGGCGATCCTGGTCAACATCAACCCGGCGTACCGGACGCACGAGTTGGCCTACGCGCTGAACCAGTCCGGGGTGAAGCTGCTGATCTCGGCGACCGAGTTCAAGACCAGTGACTACCGCCGGATGGTCGACGAGGTGCGGGCGGACTGCCGGGCGCTGGAGGACGTCGTCTACATCGGTACGCCGGACTGGGACGCCGTCGTCGAGGCGGCCGGGCGGATCAGCCAGGAAGCGCTGGACGAACGCGCGAGCCGGTTGAGCTTCGACGACCCGATCAACATCCAGTACACCAGCGGCACCACCGGCTTCCCCAAGGGCGCGACGCTGAGCCACCACAACATCCTCAACAACGGCTTCTTCGTCACCGAGACGATCGGCTTCGGCCCGGACGACCGGCTCTGCATCCCGGTGCCGTTCTACCACTGCTTCGGGATGGTGATGGCCAACCTCGGCTGCACCACCCACGGTGCCTGCATGGTCATCCCCGGCCCGGCTTTCGATCCGGCCGCGACCCTGCAAGCGGTTCAGGACGAGCGCTGCACCGGCCTGTACGGCGTACCGACGATGTTCATCGCCGAACTGGGCCTGCCGGACTTCGCCTCCTACGACCTGACCTCGCTGCGAACCGGCGTGATGGCCGGCTCGCCCTGCCCGGTCGAGGTGATGAAGCGCTGCGTCGCCGACATGCACATGGCCGAGGTGGCGATCTGCTACGGCATGACCGAGACGTCCCCGGTCTCCACCCAGACCCGCCGCGACGACGACCTGGACCGCCGGACCTCGACCGTCGGCCGCGTCATGCCGCACGTCGAGGTCAAGCTCGTCGACCCCGCGACCGGCCTCGTCGTACCCCGCGGCGAACCGGGCGAACTCTGCACCCGCGGCTACTCCGTCATGCTCGGCTACTGGGACGACCCCGAGAAGACCACCGAAGCGATCGACGCGGCCCGCTGGATGCACACCGGCGACCTCGCGGTGATGCGCGACGACGGCTACGTGAACATCGTCGGCCGGATCAAGGACATGGTCATCCGCGGCGGCGAGAACGTCTACCCCCGCGAGATCGAGGAGTTCCTCTACACCCACCCCGGCATCGCCGACGTCCAGGTGATCGGCGTACCGGACGCCCGGTACGGCGAGGAGCTCTGCGCCTGGATCAAGCTCAAGGACGGCGCGCCATCCCTCGACGCCGCCGCGGTCAAAGAGTTTGCCTCCGGCAAGCTTGCGCACTACAAGATCCCGCGCTACGTGCTCCTGGTCGACGACTTCCCGATGACCGTCACCGGCAAGATCCGCAAGGTGGAAATGCGCGAGAAGTCGCTCGAGTTGCTTGGACTGAAGTAGCCGCCGCACCGGGCACCACACCTCAGCCGAGCGGCGGGTCACCTGAACGCGGGTTGTGGGCACATCGCTTCAGCCCCAGATATGAGTACGGGCGGGGCTACACCCAAGCATCTATCGAACGGCAGCCAAAGCGGCTGAGTCCTCGTCGCCGAAGGTGTCTTCCAGTTTCTCGGGGGAGTAGTCGAGGTCGATGCCGGTCACGTCGGCGCCGACGGCGGACTCGATGGCGCCGAGGCGGCGGGTCGCGCGGTCGCCGGCGTACGTCATCAGGGCGGTCGGGTCGATCTCCGGCGGGACCTGCGTCATGTTGTCGAGGGCCCACTGGATCTGGGTGAGCGCGTGCGGGAGCAGGTCTTCCATGGTGTCGGTGACGACCTGCCAATTGGAGCGGTCGGCGGCGATGTGGCGGCGGCAGGTGAAGGTGCCCCAGGCCATGTGGCGGCGTTCGTCGTCGCCGATGCGGCGGACGAGTTCCTGCATGCCGGGGAGGATGCCGCGAGCGGTGCAGAGCAGGTTCCAGGCGTGGTAGCCGGTGAGGGCCAGCGTGCCTTCCACCACGTGGTTGTAGGTGACCGAGGCCTTCACCTGGTTGGCCGGGGACGGGTCGTCGGCCAGTGACTTCAGCGCGACCGGCAGTGCCTCGTAGAAGATCGCGCGGTAGCCGGGGTTGTGCTCGATGTACCCGTGCAGGTCGTGCTTGACGCCGACCGCGTCCAGCCACATCCGGAAGACCGCGGTGTGCTTGGCCTCCTCGAAGCAGAACTGGGTCAGGTACATCTCGTCGCCCAGCCGGCCCTCCGCGGCCATCGCGGCCAGGAACGGCTGGATGTCCTCGGTCACCGCCTCCTCGCCGGCGATGAACTGCGCGCACAGCATCAGTGCGGCTTCCCGTTCGTTGTCGGTGAAGTTCTGCCAGTCGATCGCGTCCTGGCTGAAGTCGATGTCCCGCGGGTTCCAGAACTTGCTGTTGCCCTTGTCGAACAGCCGCAGCGGCAGCGAGTCCCAGTTCAACCCGCCTTCCCGCAACGAGTTGAAACCCTGCCGGTGCAGAGGGTTGGTTCGAGGGGGATTGGCCGTCATCACTACCTCCTGGTGGTCAAAAAGGGACCGAGCACCCGCGCGACCTGATCGGCCACCACGGCCGGGGCCGCGCCGGGGTTGACGATGTGACTCAGCACCAGCCGCAACGCGACGTCCACGCAAGTGGCAGAGTCATCGGCCGGTACTGCGGGCCAGTGCTCGCGCACGTGCGCGTCGAGCCGCTGGTGGCACAGTTCGAGCACCTGCTGCCCCCGCGTGGTCAGCAGTTGACTTGCCTGGTCGGAGCCGGGCTGACTCAGCGCAGCCTTCACCAGCGGGTTGTCCGAGGCGAGACTCAGGGCGCGCTCGACCGCGGCTCGCAGGCCGTCGATCGGATCGGGGTGTGCGGCCAAGGCGTCGTTCACGTCGACCAGGAACCGCTCGGTCTCCCGAACCGCGACGGCCTGCAGTACGCCCCACTTGTCGCCGAACTCGTTGTAGACGGTCTGCCGGGACACCCCGGTACGCCGCCCGACGTCGGCCATCCGCAGGCCGTCGTACCCACCGGCGACGACCGCGTCGTACGCCGAGTCGAGCAGTTCGTCACGCAGCCGACGTTTGGTCCGCTCGGCGAAGGAGTCCACGCGACTCAGGGTTTACATCTGAAACCATAATGTCAAGGGGTCAGGCGTCGAGGTCGAAACTGTCAAGTCCTGACCGAGCGCGCTGACAGTTGCCGAGGCAGGAAGAAGTAGAGTTGAGGACGTGTCAACCGCCGAGATTCAGCCCAGCTCCTTGACCACCGACGTGCCTGAACTGGTGGTCGGGTTCGACCTGGACATGACGCTGATCGACTCCCGGCCGGGCATCAAGGCGGTCTGGGACCTGCTGGTGGCCGAGACCGGCGCGGCGATCGACACGGAGCTCGTGGTGAGCCGGCTCGGGCCGCCGCTGAGCTGGGAGATGGCCCACTGGTTCCCCGCTGACCAGATCGACGCGATGATCGCGCGGTACCGCGAGGTCTACCCGAACTACGCGATCACCGGCAGCCTGCCGCTGCCCGGGGTCGAGGAGTCGTTGGCCACGGTGCGGGCGCTGCGCGGTCGCACGGTAGTGGTGTCGGCGAAGTACAAGCCCAGTGTCGAGCTGCACCTCGATCACCTCGGTCTGGACATCGACGAGCCGGTCGGCGACCTGCACGGCGCCGACAAGGGCATTGCGCTGCGGGAGCATCAGGCGACCATCTATGTCGGCGACCACACCGCTGACATCGACGGAGCGCGTGCGGCGGGAGCAGTGGCGGTGTCGGTGGCCACTGGCCCGTTCACGGCCGACGAGCTGCGTGCGTACGGAGCGGACGTCGTACTGAACGACCTGACCGAGTTTCCGGCCTGGCTGGACGCCTATGTGCTCGAGCAGCGGCTGGAAGCGCTCATGGAGCGGCTCGCCGGTTACCCGAGCCTGGTGGTCGCCTTCAGCGGCGGTGCCGACTCTGCCTTCCTGCTGGCCGCCGCGGCCCGAGCAATCGGCCCGGCCAACGTCGTAGCGGCCACGGCTGTCAGCCCGAGCCTGCCGGTGGCTGAGCTGGAGCCGGCCGCTCGCTTCGCGGACAGCATCGGCGTACGCCATGTCACGCCGCACACGCACGAGATGGACCGCGAGGGCTACCAGGCCAACGCCGGTGACCGCTGCTACTTCTGCAAGGCGGAGCTGGTGGAGACGCTGCAGCCGATCGCGGACGAGTTCGGTATCGCGGCGATCGCCACCGGGACCAACGCCGACGACGCGATCGCCGGCTTCCGGCCGGGGATCAAGGCGGCCTTCGAGCGGGGTGCGATCACCCCGCTGCGCGACGCGCGCCTGACCAAGGCCCAGATCCGGGAGGCCTCCCGCAGCTGGGGGCTGGAGACCTCGGACAAGCCGGCCGCGGCCTGCCTGTCGAGCCGGATCGCGTACGGGATCCGGATCACGCCGAACCTGCTCGCCCGGGTGGACCGCGCCGAGCAGGCGGTCCGCGACCACCTCACGCCGTACGGCGTGGAGAACGTCCGGGTCCGCGATCTGGGCGAGTCGGCCAGCATCGAGATCGACGCCGCCCTGCTCGGCACGGTCGACAACGCGGCGCTGGTCGAACTGGTCCGCGCCGAGGGCTTCGCGGCCGCCGCGGTGGACGCCCGGGGCTTCCGCTCCGGCTCCATGAACGAGCGGCTGGCCAACCCCGACCGCTACCGCTGACCCCGGCCGCCCGCCGGGCGGCAGCGCGGTGCCGGGTGGTGGCGACGATTACGAGACCGATGGGTGCGGAATCGTTGCCTCATCAGATAGTTTCCAGAGGCGGGGGCCTCCGGGTTCACGTACGCTGGGTAATCGGCCCGGATGCAGCTCGTCCGGTCCGATCTCCGTCCTGTTCCGTCGATTAACTCCGAAGAGGTTCCCGTGCCTGTTGGCAAGGTCAAGTGGTATGACTCCGAGAAGGGGTTCGGCTTCCTCAGCAAGGAGGAGGGCGGGGACGTCTATGTCCGTGCGGAGGCGCTGCCGGCCGGAGTGGCCAACCTCAAGCCGGGGCAGAAGGTCGAGTTCGGCGTCGTCGAGGGCCGCAAGGGTGAGCAGGCGCTGCAGGTCCGGCTGATCGACCCGCCGCCGTCCGTGGCGAAGGCGATGCGCCCGAAGCCGGAGGACATGGCACTGGTGATCGAGGACCTGATCAAGCTCCTCGACAACATCGGTGAGGGCTACCGCCGCGGCCGCCACCCCGATAACAAGGCCGCCCGCGGCGCCGCCACGGTCCTGCGCGGCGTCGCCGACAAACTCGACGTCTGAGCCGGATCACACCTCGCACGGCAAGCCCACCAGCGAGCTTGCCGTGCTACTCAATTCGAACGAGGCCGCGGTCAGCGCGGTGGACGCCGCCGGCGGAACGGGTTGCGCCGACCGGATGCTTCCGAGGACCGGTCAGCTGAGGCAGCGGGGCGCGGAGGCTGGTTCTCCTGGGTCTTCTCGGTGGCCCAGGTGGCTTCTTCGACCACTGTGTCGTCGGCGTCCTCGTCGGGCTGGCCGCTCCACCAGCGGCCGCTCGGTGGCGGCGTAGCCGGCCGTACGCCGGGACCGACGTCGGGGCGGCTTTCGTCGCGCGGGCGTACGGCGCTGGTGTCGCCGCGCGGTTCAGCCGCGGGCGGATCGACGCGGAACTCCACTGTCGGCTCGCTGACCGTGGGACTCGCGGCGGTGCGGGCTCGGGTCGCGCGGCGTTCGGCGACCGATTCCGGTTCGCTGGTCAGGATGGTGCGGGTGATGCCTGGTTCGTGAGTGGCAGGGTGGCCGCTCGCCTCGTGAACCGTGCGGGTCTCGTGGTGTTCCGACGGCACGACCGCCGTACTGCGGGGTCCGGGATCGTCGCTGCTCGGCGTGCGTGGCGGTGCCGGGGTGTGTGGCGCCGGAGCATGTGGTGACGGCTTCTGGCGTAGTACGAAGAACACCGCGACGGCGAGCACCGCGGCGAGGAAGCCGAAGCCGAGTCGCGGGATCAGCGGCAGCAGGATGCCGCAGCCGCCACCGATCACCCAGGACAGCTGCAGCACTGTCTCCGACCGTGCGAACACCGACGTCCGCACGGTCTCCGGTACGTCGCGCTGGATCATCGCGTCCAGCGACAGCTTGCCCAGTGAACTGCACAACCCCGCGACCAGTCCGAGCACGATCAGCAGCGGGAACCCGTAGAACACCGCGACCGCGACCGCGACGATCGCGTCCGCGAGCAGCACAACCAGCACCACCGCCTCGGGTTTACGGGCCTTGAGCAACGATCCGGTGAGGGTGCCGAGGCTGTTCCCGATCCCGGCCGCCGCGATCACCGCGCCGGCCGCCAGCGCGCCGTCGATCCCGCTGATCGGTTTGTCGCGCAGCAGGAACGCGAGGTACATGGTCAGGAAGCCCGACACGAACCGCAGTCCGAGGTTGCAGCGGATGCCTCGCGACACCGCGGCAGTGATCGCCCGGCGCCGGGCCTCGCGCCCCGCCGTACCGGTCATCTCCTCGCCCGCCGGCGAGTCGACCCGTGACGGCAGCCGGATCGCGAGCACCAGGCCGACCGTGTAGACCAGCGCGGCCCAGCGCAGCGACCACTGTGGCCCGATCGCGGCGAACGCTCCCGCGATGCCGGCGCCGACGGTCGCGCCGGCCACACCGGCGAGCGAGATGCGCGAATTGGCGGTGACGAGGTCGACGTTCTTCGGCAGCAGCCGCGGTACCGCGGAAGCCCGGGTGACGCCGTACGCCTTGGATGCGACCAGACAGCCGAGGGCGGCCGGATACAACCAGGCGGAGCTGTTGTGGATCGAGGCGGCGAGACTCCAGACCAGGAACCCGCGCAACCCGAGCGTCGCGCCGATCGCCCAGCGCCGGCCGTGCCGGAACCGGTCGAGCACCGGACCGATCAGCGGTGCCATCAACGCGAACGGCGCCATCGTCAGCAGCAGGAACAGCGCAACCCGGTCCCGGGCCTGCGAACTCGGTACGGCGAAGAACACCGTCCCTGCCAGCGAGACCGCGAAGGCGGTGTCCCCGGCGGCGTTGACGAAGCCGAGCTCGATCAGCCGCGACAGCCCGGACTCGCGAGCTCCCTGCGCGCCGGTCAGCCCACGGATCCGCCGCCCGGTCGCCTTGCCGGCCCGGCCGGTCACCCCGGCGGTCTTCTTCGACACACTGGCGAAGCCGGCCGCCCCGACCTTCGAGGCCTGCCCGACCTTCTTCCCCGCGGCGCCGACCTTCTTGCCGGCGCTGCCAAGCCGCTCCCCGGTACGCCGCTGCTTCCCGCCACCGCCCGGCTTGCCGCCACCACCCTGCCCGCTAGCACTCTGCCGACCAGTGCTGCTCGGCCCGCCACCACCGCTCGGCCCGCCACCGTTCTGCCCGCCAGCACCCTGCCGACCAGTGCTGCTCTGCCCGCCGCCGCTCTGCCGACCAGTGCTGCTCGGCCCGCCACCGCTCTGCCGGCCACCGCTGCTCTGCCCACCGGCGCCGCGCTCGCCTGAGCCCGGCCCACCGGAGGTCTCCGGGGCCGGACCCGTGCCGGGCTCGCGACCGCCTCCGGCGCCTTGGCGCGGGCGGTTCTCGGGGTCGGCACCGTTCATGTCACCATCCTGCCTTGTGCGGGGGACAGACCGGAGTTCTGACGCGGTTCGAATCGTGGCGGCGGGCGTGCGAGAATGACCGATTGTGACTCCCGTCAAGACTCCGGAACCGGTCCGCGCCAAGCCCGACGCCGTCTGCGTCGCGGCGGTCGAACCCGCCCGCGAGGCGGCGATCGTCGAGGCGGGCGCCGCTCAGGTCGGTGACCACCTCGGTCATTCGGTCGAGGGCGAGCGGCTCGTCACGCACTACTTCGCCTCGACCCACCCGGGGTACCGCGGCTGGCGCTGGGCGGTCACGCTGACCCGCGCCTCGCGGGCCAAGACCGTCACGATCAACGAGGTCGTGATGCTGCCGGGCGACGAGGCGATCGTCGGACCCGCGTGGGTGCCGTGGTCGGAGCGCGTCCAGCCCGGTGACCTCCGTCCCGGTGACCTGTTCCCGACGCTGCCGGAGGACCCGCGGCTCGAGCCCGGCTACACCGACACCGGCGCGGCCGACGAGGTGCTGGCCGTCGTCGACGAGCTCGGACTCGGTCGCGAGCGGGTGCTGTCGCCGATCGGCCGTGAGGAAGCAGCCGACCGCTGGTACGCCGGTGACTTCGGCCCGGCATCGGCGATCGCGCAGGCCGTTCCGTACAAGTGCTTCGCCTGCGGCTACTGGATCCGGCTGAACGACAGCCTCGGCCAGGCCTTCGGCGCCTGCACCAACGAGATGGCCCCGGGCGACGGCCGGATCGTCGCCTACGACTACGGCTGCGGAGCTCACTCCGACGCCGTGATCGACGCGCCCGACCACCCGTCGACCGAGCACGCCTTCGACACCACCGGGTACGACGACCTCACGATGCCGCGCCCCGACCCGCTGGCCGAGCCAACCGAGGCGCAGACCGAAGCACCGGCAGAGCCGGCCGAAGTACTGGCCGAGGTGCAGGCGGAGCTGGCCGAGGTGAAGGCCGAACTGGCCGACGTCCAGGCCGAGGTGGAGGAGGCCGACTCCGTCCAGGCCGAGGTCGAGGCTGCGGCCGAGCCCCCGTCGGACGACGAGGTCTACATGCCCACCGCCGAAGAGATCGCCGCGGAAGCGACCGCCAACTACTAGGCCGAACTACTGGGCCGAACTACTGGGCCGAACTACTGGGCGGAGTACGGCGGCCCAGTACTGAAGCCGAACCACCGGGTCCGCTGCCGGACCGGGGGCTCAGTCCTCGGTCGCGGGCCGGTGGCCGGCCTGGATGGCGGCCCAGCGGCGGCGGCAGTACAGCAGCCCGATCCAGCCGAGCCCGAAGCCCGCGACGGTGACCCACAACCACCACTCTTCGCCGCTCTTCTCCAACTCACCGCGGAAGATCAGCACCAGCACGAACGCGACCGCCCAGGCGACGATCCCGAAGATCACCGTGGGGATGCCGGACAGGTCCAACGGCTTGACCTCGGCGTGCACGATCTCCCCGCGAGCCAGCTGACTGGTCGGGTCGTTGCGCTTCTTCGACGCCGGCACCTGCTCCTGATCTGCCACAGCCCCACCTTAGGGTGTGTCTCCCAATTTCCGCCTACTGCGCGGCACTCTGCGCGGCACCTGCTCGCTACGGCGGAAATTGGGAGACACACCCAAGCCGTCCGATTCACTCGCCACGGGCCGACGTCACCTGACACGATGCCGTCATGAGCTCGCGACAGGGCGCCATCGCCCGCCCCGGTTCCGGTCCGCTCGATGCGTTCTTCCGGATCAGCGAACGCGGATCGACCCTCGGCCGGGAGATCCGCGGTGGCCTGGTCACCTTCTTCACGATGGCCTACATCGTGGTGCTGAACCCGCTGATCATCGGGTCGGTGAAGGACAGCACCGGTCAGTTCGTCGGTGGTGGCACCGACCAGGCGGTCGCGATCGCGAAGGTCGCGGTGGCCACCGCGCTGATCGCGGGGGTGGTCACCATCCTGATGGGGCTGGTCGCCAACTTCCCGCTGGCACTGGCCACCGGCCTCGGCCTGAACGCCTTCATCGCGTTCAGCGTCGCGTCCAAGATGACCTGGGCCGACGCGATGGGCCTGGTGGTGATCGAGGGCCTGATCATCCTGGTGCTGGTGCTGACCGGGTTCCGCCGGGCGGTCTTCGAGGCGGTGCCACAGCAGCTCAAGATCGCGATCAGCGTCGGCATCGGCCTGTTCATCGCCTTCATCGGCGTGGTCGACGCCGGTTTCGTCCGCCGGCCCGCGTCGGCAGGCGGCCCGCCGGTCGAGCTCGGTGTCGGCGGCAACCTTCGCGGCTGGCCGGTCCTGGTCTTCGTGATCGGCCTGGTGCTGATCATCACGCTCTACGCGCGCAAGGTGAAGGGCGCGATCCTGATCGGCATCCTGTTCGCGACGGTGCTCGCGATCGTGATCGAGGCGATCTTCGACATCGGCGGCCGTACCGAGACCAACCCCGGCGGCTGGGGTCTGAGCGTGCCGAAGCTGCCCGACTCCTGGTTCTCCACGCCCAACCTCGACCTGGTCGGCGAGTTCAACCTGTTCGGGTCGTTCGAAAAGGTCGGCCTGGTCTCCGCGCTGCTGCTGATCTTCACCCTGATGCTGGCCGACTTCTTCGACACGATGGGCACGATGACGGCGATCGGCGCCGAGGCCGGCCTGCTCGACCAGGACGGCAACCCGCCGAACTCGCAGCGGATCCTGGTCGTCGACAGCGTCGCCGCGGCCGCGGGCGGCGCCGCCTCGGTCTCCAGCAACACGTCGTACATCGAATCGGCCTCCGGTGTCGGTGAGGGCGCGCGGACCGGACTGGCCAGCGTGGTGACCGGGATCTGCTTCCTGATCTCGATGGTGGTCGCGCCACTGGTCACGCTGATCCCGTACGAGGCGGCCACCCCGGCGCTGATCCTGGTCGGTTTCCTGATGATGACCCAGGTCAAGGGGATCGACTTCGACGATCTGGAGCTGGCGATCCCGGCCTTCCTGACCATCATCCTGATGCCGTTCACCTACTCGATCTCGGCCGGGATCGGCGCCGGGTTCGTCTCCTACGTGCTGCTCAAGGTGGTCCGCGGCAAGGCCCGTCAGGTGCACCCGCTGATGTGGGTGGTCGCCGCCCTGTTCGTCGTGTACTTCGCCATCGGCCCGCTGCAGGACTGGCTCACCTGAGCTGGAAGCCGCTGATGACACCGCGAGAACTGCTAGAATGACAAGCGTCTGGGCTTCCCTCTTCAGGGCCGCCCAGACTTTTGTTTATGGACATCAGCGCATTTCCCGCCCAGTGGTCCCGGACCCGCCGTTTCTCCCTCGGCCTGCCCCGTGCCTTCACTCTGTCGCCCGACGGTCAGCGTGTGCTTTTCCTCCGTACCCGCGGGGCCGAGGACGCCACCAGTTGCCTCTGGCTCCTCGCCGGGACCGAGGAGCACCTGCTTGCCGCCCCTGAGTCGCTCGGCGAGGACGGCCCGCTCCCGCCCGCCGAGGCGGTCCGCCGCGAACGCGCCCGGGAGAGCGCGGCCGGCATCGTCGCCTACACGGCCGACGTGGAGCTGCGGACCGTCGCCTTCGCCCTGAACGGCGCCCTCTGGACGCTGACCCTGGACCCGTCCGCCGACTCCACGGCCGGTTCCGGGATCGGCTCCTCGGCGCAGCCCCAGTGCCGACCCACGGCCGGCCCGGTGGTCGACCCGCGCCTCGACCCCACCGGGCAACGGGTCGCCTACGTCACCGACGGATCGCTCCGGGTCCTGACTCTTGCTACGGGCAACGATCAGCTGGTTGCCTCCGACGACGACCCCGAGGTCACCTGGGGCCTGGCCGAACACGTCGCCTCCGAGTCCATGCATCGAACCAGGGGTCACTGGTGGTCCCCGGACGGCACCCACCTGCTCACCACCCGCGTCGACCTGACGCCAGTTCAGCGCTGGTGGATCGCCGACCCCGCCAACCCGGCTCGACCTCCGCGCGAGATCGCCTATCCCGCGGCCGGCACAGCCAATGCGCTGGTCTCACTCCACGCCTTCGACCTGACCGGCTCGAGCACCCGACTCCAGTGGGACAGTACGGCGTACGAGTACCTGGCCGCCGTTGCCTGGGATTCCCACGGCCCTCTCCTTGCCGTGCAGTCCCGCGACCAGCGCACTCTCCAGGTTCTCGCCGCCGACCCCAGTACCGGCCGGACGCACCTACTGCACGAGCAACGCGATCCCGCCTGGGTCGAGCTCGTCCCCGGCACTCCTGCTCGCACCGCCTCGGGCAAGCTCGTCCACCCCGAAGACCTGGGCGAAACCCGCCACCTGACGATCGACGGCCGACAGGTGACTCCCGAAGGCCTGCAGCTCCGCGAAGTCCTGGCCGTTCAAGGCGAGTCGGTCCTCTTCCTGGCCAGCAACGAGCCGACCGAGTCCCACCTCTGGCTCTATCAGCAAGAGACTCTTCACCAGCTCAGCGATGTCCCAGGCGCGTACGACGGTCTCCGGGCCGGCGGCACTCTTCTCCTCAGCTCCAACACGGAGGCAGGCCGCACATTCGTGGTACGGCGTGAAGGTCAACCGGATCACCCGATCGCCTCCCACCGCGCCACCCCAGTGGTCACCCCACGGATCACCTGGCTGCAAGCGGGAGACCTGAGGCTCCGCACGGCGCTCCTCCTCCCGTCCTGGTACCAGCCGGGCGTCACCAAGCTCCCAGTCCTAATGGCCCCGTACGGCGGCCCCGCCATGTCCCTCGTCCTCAAGGTCACCGCGCCCTGGTTCCACAAAGCTCAGTGGTACGCCGAAGCCGGATTCGCCGTCGTGATCGCCGACGGCCGCGGCACGCCGGGCCGGGGACCTGTCTGGGAGAAGACGGTCCACCGCGACACCCTGTCGGCACCGATCGCGGACCAGATCACCGCGTTGCACGCCGCAGCGGAGTACTCCCCGGATCTCGATCTGACCAGGGTCGGCATCACCGGCTGGAGCTACGGCGGCCTGCTCGCGGCCGCCGCCGTACTGCGCCGGCCGGACGTCTTCCACGCCGCGGTCTCCGGAGCGGCCCCCAGCGACCAGCGCCTCTACGACACGCATTGGCGCGAGCGCTTCCTGGGGCACCCGGACGAGCACCCGGAGGACTACGACCGCTCATCACCCATCAACGACGCCGCCAAGCTGGAGCGACCGCTCCTCCTGGTCCACGGTCTGGCCGACGACAACGTGATCGCCGCCCACACCCTGCGGTTCTCCGCCGCGCTGCTGGCCGCAGGTCGCCCGCACC encodes:
- a CDS encoding MFS transporter; this encodes MNGADPENRPRQGAGGGREPGTGPAPETSGGPGSGERGAGGQSSGGRQSGGGPSSTGRQSGGGQSSTGRQGAGGQNGGGPSGGGGPSSTGRQSASGQGGGGKPGGGGKQRRTGERLGSAGKKVGAAGKKVGQASKVGAAGFASVSKKTAGVTGRAGKATGRRIRGLTGAQGARESGLSRLIELGFVNAAGDTAFAVSLAGTVFFAVPSSQARDRVALFLLLTMAPFALMAPLIGPVLDRFRHGRRWAIGATLGLRGFLVWSLAASIHNSSAWLYPAALGCLVASKAYGVTRASAVPRLLPKNVDLVTANSRISLAGVAGATVGAGIAGAFAAIGPQWSLRWAALVYTVGLVLAIRLPSRVDSPAGEEMTGTAGREARRRAITAAVSRGIRCNLGLRFVSGFLTMYLAFLLRDKPISGIDGALAAGAVIAAAGIGNSLGTLTGSLLKARKPEAVVLVVLLADAIVAVAVAVFYGFPLLIVLGLVAGLCSSLGKLSLDAMIQRDVPETVRTSVFARSETVLQLSWVIGGGCGILLPLIPRLGFGFLAAVLAVAVFFVLRQKPSPHAPAPHTPAPPRTPSSDDPGPRSTAVVPSEHHETRTVHEASGHPATHEPGITRTILTSEPESVAERRATRARTAASPTVSEPTVEFRVDPPAAEPRGDTSAVRPRDESRPDVGPGVRPATPPPSGRWWSGQPDEDADDTVVEEATWATEKTQENQPPRPAASADRSSEASGRRNPFRRRRPPR
- a CDS encoding DUF2530 domain-containing protein — protein: MADQEQVPASKKRNDPTSQLARGEIVHAEVKPLDLSGIPTVIFGIVAWAVAFVLVLIFRGELEKSGEEWWLWVTVAGFGLGWIGLLYCRRRWAAIQAGHRPATED
- a CDS encoding NCS2 family permease, with product MSSRQGAIARPGSGPLDAFFRISERGSTLGREIRGGLVTFFTMAYIVVLNPLIIGSVKDSTGQFVGGGTDQAVAIAKVAVATALIAGVVTILMGLVANFPLALATGLGLNAFIAFSVASKMTWADAMGLVVIEGLIILVLVLTGFRRAVFEAVPQQLKIAISVGIGLFIAFIGVVDAGFVRRPASAGGPPVELGVGGNLRGWPVLVFVIGLVLIITLYARKVKGAILIGILFATVLAIVIEAIFDIGGRTETNPGGWGLSVPKLPDSWFSTPNLDLVGEFNLFGSFEKVGLVSALLLIFTLMLADFFDTMGTMTAIGAEAGLLDQDGNPPNSQRILVVDSVAAAAGGAASVSSNTSYIESASGVGEGARTGLASVVTGICFLISMVVAPLVTLIPYEAATPALILVGFLMMTQVKGIDFDDLELAIPAFLTIILMPFTYSISAGIGAGFVSYVLLKVVRGKARQVHPLMWVVAALFVVYFAIGPLQDWLT
- a CDS encoding prolyl oligopeptidase family serine peptidase — translated: MDISAFPAQWSRTRRFSLGLPRAFTLSPDGQRVLFLRTRGAEDATSCLWLLAGTEEHLLAAPESLGEDGPLPPAEAVRRERARESAAGIVAYTADVELRTVAFALNGALWTLTLDPSADSTAGSGIGSSAQPQCRPTAGPVVDPRLDPTGQRVAYVTDGSLRVLTLATGNDQLVASDDDPEVTWGLAEHVASESMHRTRGHWWSPDGTHLLTTRVDLTPVQRWWIADPANPARPPREIAYPAAGTANALVSLHAFDLTGSSTRLQWDSTAYEYLAAVAWDSHGPLLAVQSRDQRTLQVLAADPSTGRTHLLHEQRDPAWVELVPGTPARTASGKLVHPEDLGETRHLTIDGRQVTPEGLQLREVLAVQGESVLFLASNEPTESHLWLYQQETLHQLSDVPGAYDGLRAGGTLLLSSNTEAGRTFVVRREGQPDHPIASHRATPVVTPRITWLQAGDLRLRTALLLPSWYQPGVTKLPVLMAPYGGPAMSLVLKVTAPWFHKAQWYAEAGFAVVIADGRGTPGRGPVWEKTVHRDTLSAPIADQITALHAAAEYSPDLDLTRVGITGWSYGGLLAAAAVLRRPDVFHAAVSGAAPSDQRLYDTHWRERFLGHPDEHPEDYDRSSPINDAAKLERPLLLVHGLADDNVIAAHTLRFSAALLAAGRPHQVMPLSNATHRVTDEAAVRGLMLHELDFLRTALLAVGEQPGT